One Helianthus annuus cultivar XRQ/B chromosome 12, HanXRQr2.0-SUNRISE, whole genome shotgun sequence genomic region harbors:
- the LOC110893090 gene encoding uncharacterized protein LOC110893090, whose translation MAKIVEVPESVVETEVISEDVSEESSVDLEEIAAEVYYYQSEQEVLASSLKSIMPPNVFNSFAGYFSEPTTGSCPQYDVEKAPVEEIIDVSKEITEETLEEIADKVLMAKLKEVDTESVKPESVDTESVKTELGQKESDGKSESQEIKSEGVFESESDGVGKQDVKIDQKEKIIVPQQPDVTPVFNSVPPPMWNHYTQKYLDGVEAALNLKLRTIENELPESIDVTFSPSDTDNESQVIKNVVDQVLDEENDNSEPEIMKTHSENSISDSEEDGNFLDRFIPKSDKVTNDDSIIVVYTMVGTDKLYSDFEYPLQNARIENVEKSKAIDDFNAAKKLREETYKSTFVEYDKRICYRCNEIGHMAKQCMKKLEKPVLQKPKSKTPTDNKGKKPMISPVRILKRGESLKSEEKPKSTFEVGKSSKVQKTSKIYPKTKVSENQSWVVKPKSSVEEKKMENVLKNEPKVFENDVDKLEFELDMLLEEFPPIKKEDLKSKVKPVVPNVIFSIPKVEVDCDLVFGNVLNELPKSFISKWIMDSGASRHMTGMLALLYDVKSLNGGYVGFAGNQGGRIVGQ comes from the exons ATGGCTAAGATTGTAGAGGTTCCAGAGAGTGTTGTTGAAACAGAGGTTATTAGTGAAGATGTATCTGAAGAAAGTTCGGTTGATCTCGAAGAAATTGCTGCAGAAGTTTACTATTATCAGTCCGAACAGGAGGTTTTAGCTAGTTCTTTAAAATCAATTATgcctcctaatgtgtttaattcttttgcaggttatttcAGTGAGCCAACAACAGGATCTTGCCCACAGTATGATGTTGAGAAGGCTCCGGTTGAAGAAATAATTGATGTCTCCAAAGAAATAACTGAAGAAACACTAGAAGAGATTGCTGACAAAGTTTTAATGGCAAAgctgaaagaggtagacacagagTCTGTAAAACCAGAGTCTGTTGATACTGAGTCGGTCAAAACAGAGTTAGGTCAAAAGGAGTCTGACGGGAAATCCGAAAGTCAGGAGATCAAATCAGAAGGAGTGTTTGAGTCAGAGTCTGACGGTGTCGGTAAACAGGATGTTAAAATTGATCAAAaggaaaagatt ATTGTCCCGCAACAACCAGATGTAACACCTGTCTTtaacagtgttccacccccaatgtggaatcattacactcAGAAATATctagatggggtggaagctgctttgaaCCTCAAACTGAGAACAATTGAGAATGAATTGCCTGAgagtattgatgttacattctctccgTCTGACACTGACAATGAGTCACAGGTAATCAAGAATGTTGttgaccaagtgttagacgaagagAATGATAACTCGGAGCCTGAGATTATGAAAACTCATTCTGAGAATTCAATTTCTGATTCTGAAGAAGATGGTAACTTCTTAGACAGATTTATACCAAAATCAGACAAAGTCACGAATGATGATTCAATCATTGTGGTTTACACAATggttggaactgacaaactttactcTGATTTTGAGTATCCGCTCCAAAATGCAAGAATTGAGAATGTCGAAAAG TCAAAAGCCATTGATGATTTCAATGCAGCGAAGAAGTTAAGAGAAGAGACCTacaaatcaacttttgtcgaatatgatAAAAGGATTTGTTATCGCTGCAATGAAATTGGTCACATGGCCAAGCAATGCATGAAAAAGCTTGAAAAACCTGTTTTGCAAAAACCAAAATCTAAAACTCCAACTGATAACAAGGGTAAAAAACCAATGATTTCACCGGTTCGTATTTTGAAGAGAGGTGAATCTCTGAAGTCGGAAGAAAAGCCGAAATCAACTTTTGAGGTTGGCAAATCTTCGAAAGTCCAAAAGACTTCAAAGATTTATCCAAAAACGAAAGTTTCTGAGAATCAATCTTGGGTGGTGAAACCAAAATCATCAGTTGAAGAGAAAAAGATGGagaatgttttgaaaaatgaacCAAAAGTCTTTGAAAATGATGTGGATAAACTTGAATTTGAACTTGATATGCTACTTGAAGAGTTTCCACCAATTAAAAAGGAAGATTTAAAATCAAAAGTCAAACCTGTTGTCCCAAATGTCATTTTTAGTATTCCGAAAGTTGAAGTGGATTGCGATCTTGTGTTTGGGAATGTTCTGAAT GAGCTGCCGAAGTCATTTATCTCGAAATGGATCATGGACAGTGGAGCTTCAAGGCACATGACCGGAATGCTAGCATTGCTCTATGACGTCAAATCTCTCAACGGAGGATATGTGGGATTTGCTGGGAATCAGGGTGGAAGGATTGTTGGTCAATGA